A region of [Bacteroides] pectinophilus DNA encodes the following proteins:
- a CDS encoding glycosyl hydrolase family 28 protein, which produces MDYTDCRHYMNDRFYEDRFPDGSVVDEWFHDVHVPKLGELGRQYILTDYGINADGNIHTEQLQKLIDTAADNGGGVIVVPEGTYLTGALFFRQGVNLYVKADGMLKGSDDISDYPVIKTRIEGENCIYYAALINADGIDGFTMCGEGTIDGSGLRSWKSFWLRRSWNPACTNKDEQRARLVYISGCTNVTVAGLRLQNSQFWTNHIYKCSHVRYINCSIFSPRTPVKAPSTDAIDIDACSCVLIKGCRMEVNDDAVALKGGKGPWADEAPENGANQNIIIEDCTFGFCHGCLTCGSESVHNRNIIMRRINVQDGYNLLWLKMRPDTPQRYEYILIEDVSGRTDNFININPWTQFFNLQGRSDVPLSYAGHIMMRQCQCECINAYNVQEAHEQYILEDIRLEDNCIKQPENHNLSEDNLSNNLHTQAE; this is translated from the coding sequence ATGGATTACACAGATTGCAGACATTATATGAATGACAGATTCTATGAGGACAGATTCCCGGACGGGAGTGTTGTCGATGAGTGGTTTCATGATGTACATGTGCCAAAGCTTGGTGAGCTTGGCAGGCAGTATATACTTACCGATTACGGAATAAATGCTGACGGAAATATACACACGGAGCAGCTGCAGAAGCTGATAGATACAGCGGCAGATAATGGCGGAGGTGTGATTGTTGTTCCGGAAGGCACTTATCTGACGGGAGCATTGTTCTTCAGACAGGGCGTTAATCTGTATGTTAAGGCGGATGGAATGCTCAAGGGGAGCGATGATATATCGGACTACCCGGTAATTAAGACTCGCATAGAGGGCGAGAACTGCATATATTATGCAGCCCTGATAAATGCTGACGGAATTGACGGATTCACGATGTGCGGTGAAGGAACGATAGATGGCAGCGGTCTGAGGTCATGGAAGAGCTTCTGGCTCAGAAGAAGCTGGAATCCTGCCTGCACCAATAAGGACGAACAGAGAGCGCGGCTTGTATATATATCAGGCTGTACCAATGTTACGGTTGCAGGGCTTAGATTGCAGAATTCGCAGTTCTGGACCAATCACATTTACAAATGTAGTCATGTCAGATACATCAACTGTTCAATATTCAGCCCCAGAACGCCCGTGAAAGCGCCAAGCACTGACGCAATAGATATTGATGCATGCAGCTGTGTGCTTATAAAGGGATGCCGCATGGAGGTCAATGATGATGCCGTGGCACTCAAGGGCGGCAAGGGACCGTGGGCGGATGAGGCACCGGAGAATGGTGCTAATCAGAATATTATTATCGAAGACTGCACATTCGGATTCTGTCATGGCTGTCTGACGTGCGGCTCTGAGTCGGTGCATAACAGAAATATCATAATGAGAAGAATCAATGTGCAGGACGGATATAATCTTCTGTGGCTTAAGATGCGGCCTGATACGCCCCAGCGTTATGAATATATTCTGATTGAGGATGTGAGTGGCAGGACGGATAATTTTATAAATATTAATCCGTGGACGCAGTTTTTCAATCTGCAGGGACGCAGCGATGTTCCGCTTTCGTATGCGGGACACATTATGATGAGGCAGTGTCAGTGCGAATGCATCAACGCTTATAATGTGCAGGAGGCACACGAACAGTATATTCTTGAGGATATCAGGCTTGAGGACAACTGTATAAAACAGCCGGAGAACCATAATCTGAGTGAAGATAATTTGAGCAATAACTTGCACACACAGGCTGAATAA
- a CDS encoding dihydroorotate dehydrogenase, whose product MNTKVNLAGVELKNPVMTASGTFGSGMEYAQFVDLNKLGAVVTKGVANEPWPGNPTPRIAETYGGMINAVGLQNPGIDVFCKRDIPFLKQYDTKIIVNVCGRSKEDYVEVVERLADEPVDMLEINISCPNVKEGGIAFGQKAEAAYEITKAVKAVAKQPVIMKLSPNVTDITEMARAVEAGGADVVSLINTLTGMKIDINRRTFAVANKTGGLSGPAIRPVAVRMVYQVSNAVKIPIIGMGGITCADDALEFIMAGATAVSVGTANFHNPKTTEEVAAGIEAYMNKYKVEDINELIGIVR is encoded by the coding sequence ATGAACACAAAAGTAAATCTTGCAGGTGTTGAGCTTAAGAATCCGGTTATGACAGCATCAGGAACATTTGGCTCAGGTATGGAGTATGCACAGTTCGTAGACCTTAATAAGCTTGGCGCGGTAGTTACCAAGGGAGTTGCCAACGAGCCGTGGCCGGGCAATCCTACACCAAGAATTGCGGAGACTTACGGCGGAATGATTAATGCCGTAGGACTTCAGAATCCGGGAATAGATGTATTCTGCAAGAGAGATATACCATTTCTTAAGCAGTATGATACAAAGATTATTGTAAATGTATGCGGACGCAGTAAGGAAGACTATGTTGAGGTGGTTGAGCGTCTTGCTGATGAGCCGGTTGACATGCTTGAGATTAACATTTCCTGCCCTAACGTAAAAGAGGGCGGGATTGCATTTGGACAGAAGGCTGAGGCAGCATATGAGATTACAAAGGCAGTCAAGGCAGTCGCAAAGCAACCGGTAATCATGAAGCTTAGTCCTAATGTCACTGATATAACTGAGATGGCGCGTGCCGTTGAAGCGGGTGGAGCAGATGTTGTATCACTCATTAACACTCTTACAGGCATGAAGATTGACATTAACAGACGTACATTTGCAGTAGCCAATAAGACCGGCGGTCTGTCAGGCCCTGCAATAAGACCTGTTGCTGTACGTATGGTATATCAGGTATCCAATGCAGTTAAGATTCCTATAATAGGTATGGGAGGAATAACATGTGCCGATGATGCACTCGAATTCATAATGGCAGGTGCAACGGCAGTATCAGTCGGAACAGCGAATTTCCATAATCCTAAGACAACAGAAGAGGTTGCAGCAGGAATTGAAGCTTATATGAACAAGTATAAGGTTGAAGATATTAATGAGCTTATCGGAATCGTGCGATAA
- a CDS encoding dihydroorotate dehydrogenase electron transfer subunit has translation MSDNYRENVSIVSQEKLASDVFSMWIQTKDIAKNARAGQFISVYSKDGSRLLPRPISICEVEGDRLRIVYRTVGKGTKEFSGYGAGDTLDVMGPLGNGYTKLNKKAILMGGGIGIPPMLELARELKNGGYDVSDADIVLGYRDELFLNEELAQYGRVTIATEDGSAGTKGNVLDAIKAEGIKGDVIYACGPTPMLRAIKAYAKENGIECYLSLEEKMACGIGACLACVCKSKEIDDHSHVHNKRVCKEGPVFNAEDVEL, from the coding sequence ATGTCAGACAATTACAGAGAGAATGTAAGCATAGTAAGTCAGGAAAAGCTTGCATCAGATGTATTCAGCATGTGGATACAGACTAAGGATATTGCAAAGAATGCCAGGGCAGGCCAGTTTATATCAGTATATTCAAAGGATGGCTCAAGACTTCTGCCAAGACCTATAAGTATATGTGAGGTTGAAGGTGACAGATTGAGAATTGTATACCGTACTGTCGGCAAGGGTACTAAGGAATTCTCAGGATACGGAGCCGGAGATACGCTCGATGTCATGGGACCGCTTGGCAACGGATATACAAAGCTTAATAAGAAAGCTATCCTCATGGGTGGAGGAATAGGTATTCCTCCTATGCTTGAGCTTGCCAGGGAGCTTAAGAACGGCGGATATGATGTGAGTGATGCAGATATAGTACTTGGTTACAGGGATGAGCTTTTCCTTAATGAGGAGCTTGCACAGTACGGACGTGTTACTATTGCTACTGAGGACGGAAGTGCCGGAACTAAGGGCAATGTCCTTGATGCGATAAAGGCTGAAGGAATAAAAGGTGATGTCATATACGCATGCGGCCCTACACCTATGCTTCGTGCAATCAAGGCCTATGCAAAGGAGAATGGAATAGAGTGCTACCTCTCACTTGAGGAGAAGATGGCATGCGGAATCGGAGCGTGTCTTGCATGTGTGTGCAAGTCAAAGGAGATTGATGACCATTCACATGTGCATAACAAGAGAGTATGCAAAGAAGGACCTGTATTTAACGCGGAGGATGTTGAATTATGA
- the pyrF gene encoding orotidine-5'-phosphate decarboxylase, producing the protein MINKLVEKIQKMDAPVVVGLDPTMKNIPDYIIKKAIEEYGETLEAAAEAVWEYNKGIVDAIYDIVPAVKPQIAMYEQFGLEGLKAFKKTVDYCKSKDMVVIGDVKRGDIGSTSESYAIAHLGRVTVGSKRIAAFDEDFATVNPYLGTDGIKPFVDVCREEKKGIFVLVKTSNPSSGEFQDRLIDGKPLYEIVGEKVNEWGSDCMGNDYSYVGAVVGATYPEQGELLRKVMPKAYILVPGYGAQGGKGSDLAHFFNKDGLGAIVNSSRGIIAAFKQEKYAKFGAEHYAEASRQAALDMIEDINSARK; encoded by the coding sequence ATGATTAACAAGCTTGTTGAGAAGATTCAGAAGATGGATGCACCGGTAGTTGTAGGACTTGACCCTACAATGAAGAATATTCCGGATTACATTATTAAGAAGGCTATAGAGGAGTATGGTGAGACTCTTGAGGCAGCCGCTGAGGCAGTATGGGAGTACAACAAGGGAATAGTTGATGCAATCTATGATATCGTTCCTGCAGTTAAGCCGCAGATAGCTATGTATGAGCAGTTCGGACTTGAGGGACTTAAGGCATTTAAGAAGACTGTTGATTACTGCAAGTCAAAGGACATGGTAGTAATCGGCGATGTTAAGAGAGGCGATATCGGTTCAACATCTGAGTCATATGCGATTGCACATCTTGGCAGGGTTACGGTAGGCTCTAAGAGAATTGCAGCATTTGATGAAGATTTTGCAACAGTTAATCCATATCTTGGAACAGATGGAATTAAGCCATTTGTTGATGTATGCAGGGAAGAGAAGAAAGGTATATTTGTACTTGTTAAGACATCCAATCCTTCAAGCGGCGAGTTCCAGGACAGACTTATTGACGGCAAGCCTCTCTATGAGATAGTAGGTGAGAAGGTTAATGAGTGGGGAAGCGACTGCATGGGTAATGATTACAGCTATGTAGGTGCTGTTGTCGGAGCTACATATCCTGAGCAGGGAGAGCTTCTCCGCAAGGTTATGCCTAAGGCATATATACTTGTGCCGGGTTATGGCGCACAGGGCGGTAAGGGCTCTGACCTCGCACATTTCTTTAATAAGGACGGACTTGGTGCAATCGTTAACAGTTCAAGAGGAATTATAGCTGCGTTCAAGCAGGAAAAATATGCAAAGTTTGGTGCAGAGCATTATGCAGAAGCATCAAGACAGGCAGCTCTTGATATGATTGAGGATATTAATTCAGCAAGAAAATAA